One region of Juglans regia cultivar Chandler chromosome 4, Walnut 2.0, whole genome shotgun sequence genomic DNA includes:
- the LOC109005154 gene encoding putative phytosulfokines 6, whose amino-acid sequence MKPQDFRVSFIFVLLLCTSLTSSRLLTPKRGEKGLKVEGISTNAAGSLIDLEDISNLMGLEECDDKDDECLHRRMIAEAHLDYIYTQHRKP is encoded by the exons ATGAAGCCACAAGATTTTCGTGTCTCCTTCatctttgttcttcttctttgcaCTTCTCTAACATCTTCTCGTCTCCTAACACCAAAACGAG GTGAAAAGGGGTTGAAGGTTGAAGGGATTAGTACTAATGCTGCTGGGTCATTAATAGATTTGGAAGATATTTCCAAC CTGATGGGATTAGAGGAGTGCGATGACAAAGATGATGAATGTTTGCATAGAAGGATGATTGCAGAGGCTCACTTGGATTATATTTACACCCAGCACCGTAAGCCGTAA